The sequence below is a genomic window from Silene latifolia isolate original U9 population chromosome 7, ASM4854445v1, whole genome shotgun sequence.
TTGGGAGTAATGTACCAAAGTTAATGAGAGTGAGGCCAAACCCAATCGAGTAGAGTAGTACTCGAGCATGttgaccagtcactcgaccgagtggatagTTCACTCGACAGAGTGGatctgtcactcgaccgagtgagcaaATTTAAGAAACTGGAGAACTTTTGGAAaggtttccactcgatcgagtaacctgtcatTAGACCGAGTGGagtttcactcgaccgagtgccctaagTACTCGGTTGAGTGGGCCTGTTTAGCTGACAAATTCGTGTAAAATCTGCTTTTTTACCTTATCTTTTCATTTCTATCTCGAACCCCGTAACTTCGGCATCGATTTATCTTAAAATGATTCAAGGTTTTCATATTATGATTTGTTATTTGAATTACGCTTTGCTACATCACTTTTCTtgattcgttttctcaaatttctACCATGTAGTGGAGTCATCTTCTTCATTTTGCAATTTAAAATGGTTTTGTATATACTCATGtttattcaagttttatcaaCTAATTGCATGACCTTGTTCAAATTCATAGTAATGATGGATTTTCTATATCATTAGAGTGgtcaaaaatcagatttttagGATAATTTTTTTTCCCACCATGGTTGAGCTTGGAAACTTGTGCTTTTGAGTCGATAACCagattttcatattgttgttggGTCATGTTGAACAAGAAAGGGCTTAACGCTTGTTGTTAATGTCGGATTTTTACCTTGTAAgcgaaaatttcaattttaaattttgacttacttttcattttcatgAGTGAAACTTGTTTTAATTGTCTTACAAAGACTACCGTTATCCCTAGTGGTGTAGTATATTGTCTTAAAAATGAAGATTTCGTTGCATATTTTGCCTAAAATTTTGAATCTAgtgagaaaaatgaacaattttgATTTTAACCCAAATATGGTTTAATTGATGGAGGAGGGTTGTGCGATGGGGTTTTGTGAGACGCAAGGGTTATGCAATGACGGCTGAAGGTTTTCTATTAAAGAAGTTATGTTACACGAGATATTTAGGTGAACAATAAAATCAAAGTTGTGACATCGGTTCACTATTAACCGAGACAATCTAAATAACGACTAATTAAATTTACATCGGTTCTAGTATAATTGATGCAATGTAAATAATTTACATCGGTTTTAAAACAACCGATGTTGGTAAACGTTgtaaataataaaatacaaactAATTTACATCGTTTTTTCTAGGAAACCGATGATTATAACTAAGGTTAGATGATTTACATCGTTTTTGTTAAGAAGTGATGTAATTATGGCGATGTCAATagcactttttctactagtgtaatAGTATTATGAAGCTGTAATATTATTTTTGAATTTAGTAATAAAAAGGTGTGAATCAAAATTTTCCGTCTTAAGATTTTCTTTTGAAAGTGAATGATACAACTACCCAGatttttgacttttctaagttatgTTTTATACCAATTGAATAGTAATACTTTGAATTTTGCATATAGAGACACGTACCATCATATGACGTGTTATTCCGTATTAAAGTTTTCAAGAAATTTAAAACAAATAACCTTTATGTTAAGGTTTTAATATAGCATTTCACATTGGAGTCAAGTTTGAGTAAGAATTGCATTAGATTTGAGTTTTGAAGTTGTATTGTTTTCCAAAGTTTATCATATTTCAAGTGTGCTATTAGGGCAATTTTAAGGTGTCGGTCATAGATTTCATATCCCCTCCATGTTATTTGATTTCCTATCTTTTCCATATCCATTTTGGCTTGTTTTAATTCTCATCGTCCTTATCCGTTGAGTTAACCCGGAATATCCGGGCATAGAGTTGTGTGTGAGCCCGAAAGAGTGTTTTCTCACCCTAGCCTTAGGCATATGTTTCCGACAAGACGAGTGATTTTGGACAAAGTCATCAAGTTTAAGAATTTGGGAATACTAGGACGGTATTTGGCCCATGTAATGCTCTGAGTGTAGTGAATTGATCATGAGAGACAACTTATAAATGATGAGTGAAATACAATCAGAAATTGGATACTTAGCAATTGTGTGGACTCATCGATGATGAGCGCAATTTGAGAACATGTGAGGATGACCTTTTTGCACAACCCAGATGTTTTGGTTAAAATATGGTTGAGTTAGAACTTGTGGAATGATGAGGGAATAGTTGAAGTGCTCAGTGAGTTGAAAGAGGGGTGATAGGGAATGATGTGAGCTGAATAGACGGTGATAAGATTTAGAGATCTGGaatacgagagagagagagagagagagagagagagagagagagagagagagagagagagagagagagagagagagagagagagagagagagagagagagagagaactagAGCGAGAGATGAGTTGGAGATTTTGCAAGTAGTAACCCGACATTCAATAAGGAATTTGTTGTAATTTTGAGTGAATCTGTGTGAGGTGACCTAATCATGGATGAGTTGAGTTCTAGTAATAGAGATATAAGAAATTGTGGATTTGGTATCACCAAGTTAGGGTTTTggtcatgagagtaagagtgggGCATTTGATGCTTAAAGATTCAGTGTTATGGTTGATAAGCTTGATCATTTGTGATACATGATGTGACCGTTAACCTAAGTACATAGGAATGATGCGTGAAAGTGGTTGTGTTGGACTCCGACCCTGAGAGTGGTAGTATAGGTTCTATTTGTAAAATTGCCTCCCAAACGTCATTGTGAAATGCCCACGGTGTACATCGTGATTTTGTTGTAGTGCTTGAGTGAATGATGTTGTCGTTATTATTCCTTGAGAGTGATGAGTGATTAGGCCGTGCCCCTGAGTTAGAGTAAGTCTTGTGTTTACCAATGTGACTAGAGTGTCGCACTACGGTGCAACTGTTGGTGATGAAATAGTATGTTTGTGCGTGTTGGCTGTATGCCTTGGATGTTTTATTTAAGTTGTGTAGTaaggatggccataaggccgataGTTGTGTTTGAATCGGTTGTTTAATGGTATATGAGTCACCATCGGGATTTATTAACATCTATATGATAGAATACGAAAGTTTGGAAATAGTTTGAAAACGGGAATGTTATACCCAGgtgtcactcgaccaagtggccgcctactcggccgagtgacctcctacactcgaccgagtggtctgctttgacccttgtcttgttgatatttgaccaaatattgaggGTGTATCCCCATTTcgcggtttatattagttgacttgggtTCGATGACCATGATTGACCTTACATGGGTGATATGTGTGATTTTTTTACGTTTTACTACGTGGTGTGACATTTTGCaaagtaaatggaaattgttgacTCGGCATGGGTGAATTTATGACATTAATGATGTGATAACCTTATTTGATGTATGTAAATCAACATGAGTTCATTTCGTTGcgtaaaagtaagatgaaaaatgCACGTTGTGTGTTGCATAGTGATCGTTTACATGATTGTGTATATGGTCTTCCGTATGAGCTAAGTCGTTGGTAATAGATGGGAATGGATGttgaaaacacatgtgtgatcatgtggtggttTTGACGCAGTATACGTGTGGCATAGTATCCGAAAAATGGGAATGTTGAGCATAGTTGAGTCATATGACGAGTGACGGTTCATTATTTGGTTGTTTCATAGAGTCCGCATGTTCGTGATTGATTTGTATACATGTACAACATGAGATTAGacgtgatatatatatatatatatatatatgtgtgtgtgtgtgtgtgtgtgtgtgtgtgtgtgtgtgtgtgtgtgtgtgtgtgtgtgtgtgtgtgtgtgtgtgtgtgtgtgtgtgtgtgtgtgtgtgtgtgtgtgtgtgtgtgtgtgtgtgtgtgtagtaatcgagttataccccgaaATTGATGCGTggacttagaaccaattgagttgggagttgttatgggattagggtttcgaaccgtgggctggaccttgtaccttgacgtttgggaggctcgtagagtAGGGTTATATCATGGCACGCATTAGAACTATGTGTGATTCATTTATGGATTTACAATAAGCAAGAGAGAATGTGGAACCTGGAACAtggtcatttgtggaatttagtaatgagCGTGTGAGACTGTATCTTGaggttgatagttgaacttcgggacgaagttctcttttagggggagtgaatgtaacaattcggaaGTTTAGAAAAAAGGAAGTGCGGAATGTGAGTAAATAGTGAGAGTTGTGAGGAAGTAATGAGAATGGAACACCGAACATTGGGATGAGAGTACACATGAGATTTGAGAAAATAGCCCGAAAGGGAAGAGTGAGatgaaacttcggggacgaagtttattttaaggggaaagattgtaatactccgtatttaataatagtaatactcactccaattcgctataatgttccccTTTGTCTTTGGCACGATACTTAATGAATACtaataaaaatgaataaaggacattggtggggttggtgataggagagagagagagagatgaattattatgagttaaataaggagttgtggggccaaaacattaagaaaagtaataaaataggagtaaaagagttgtgtggggtttgataataggagagagggatgaataaaataagagtaaaaattaCTAAAAAAGGAAATgagaacattacttgaataattcgtttcgggaaagagggaacattatagcgaataagagggagtaatattttatttatacgagttatgttgagacggaataataataataaaataataataataataataataataataataataataataataataataataataataataaaaaattatacATGTATTATACTCCCATCACATACATATATACTCCCTTATCGTCACCCACCCAACCTTATCCAATTGCAATCGACCAAAATCCACCATCAAATTAGAGAgaggaaagaagagagaaaaagagaaggaAAGAGAGATTGCCTTTTGTCCCTCCGCCgggagatcgtaaggtaaaccgtcttatactagtCTTTATATTATTCTTATTCATACCGTTGACCCGCCTTGACCCCGACTCATCTTTGACCCGTGtctttgaccaccgttgaccgtgtATATGGGGGGGTTTGACCGAGTTTAAAAAGGGGTTTTTGGGGTTTGTGGTGACTCGGGTTAGGGCTTCGGTTTTGGGGGTGTTTCGGGTCGGTTTAGGTCTGGTTTTGGGCGGATCTAGGTTGAGGGAAGAGAGGGGAGTagagtggtggttgtgggtggccgtgagggtggctggAGGTGACGTTTTCAGAGGGAGAAAGGAGGGAGTCAGGTTGTTGGTTTTGTTGTTTTTATGCGGTTGTTGCTGCTGTTGTGGGTGGTGGCTGCCGGCATGGTGGCCACCCTTGGACCCACCGTGGTCAGGCCGACACAATGGGGGTAGTGGCGGCCACGATGGTGATGATTTGTGCGTGTGGGGTTGTTTGGAGGATGCCACGAGTGAtgtttgttggtgttgttgttggtgttggttgTGGTGGGGACGTGGGTGGCTGCTACTGGCCGTGGCCACCACggttggtggtggtggtccacggtggcagcGGAGGTGGTGTAGTGGGGGTTTGAGTGAGTCGGGTTTTTGGGGTAATTATACATGACGGGTTTTTGGGGTAATTATACATGACGGGTTTATTTGGTCGTATACATATTCgtataaatatattagtatatttatacatatttgtatgattagatgagtatatttatatgtatttgtatttgtattattatcgtattttagaaaatgagttttgtgagacggtttcacGAGACAgacctagcttgtgtgacggttgcttatgcggatttgctGTGAGGTAAGTTTATCATACTCAGTTTCATTGTCGTATTTATTTACTAGGTTCCtctattagtttagtttaattcttcttgttaattaattttatgttttACATAATCTGAGAATAGAACAAAGTTTTTATTTTAACTAATCCAACGACTTCCATAATAGATAACTTTATTTTAAAAATTCTTATTAACAAACTCAAGACTATTGAACTAAATGACTCCCTAATGTAAGAACAATTCGTTAAAAATTATCTAGATTAACTAATCTTTTGTCCCATTATCGGTCCCATATCACTTACCTTTGAACATATCAGCAAATTAACACATttattgcaatattttatttAACAACTAGTGTCGATCCCGCgcgaatgcgcggttttttagatagaaatattaaagaaaataacaattaTACAATTGTTATTTAActcaattttaaattttaattgtaaaatttattgttattaatgttttgtattaatcaGTGGAAAATGAAATgtttagtactccctccataccagaccaatggtaacacttacctaatacgggcgtatcacaccaatggtaacattccttatttggctcACAATATTgccaaattatccttatacccatttgatatttacataaaatgccACTACATACCCCACCTAACAACTGACAATTacacccacaattacatacccacctattttcttccctctttaccccttcttttaccctcttttcttaaaaaccccAATTTTTACCACGTTACCATTTGTATGGTACGGAGAGAGTATATTTCAGttgtaaaaataatataataaaagcTCAATTACAGATATGAATAATAAAAATCTAATTATAGATATGATATAATGAAAGTTCAATTATAACCAATTTCATTTAGACGAAAAAATTTGAGAGATCTCTTATTTTTTTAGTATACGAGGGATTAGTGATGGGTCAAAAGACAAATAAAGTGGGATATACAATGAGAGTATGAGATACAAAAATGGGACAAAGATCCACTAGGAGGCATATCATATGGGCATATtgaatttgaatatgaaattgtATTTTGTGCGAGTTTAAAGTAGTTTTTGGGCGAGATTAGATTAAAGATATTCCCAAATGTGGTTTGACCCGTTACTTTACTTAGAGTTGAATACGTATGAGGAAGAAAAGTCATCAGAAATTGAGAATGACAGCAATCTGTTGTAAATAAATCTGATTGATTTAGGTTATTAGAAATGCAGAAGTATGTTGATTGAATTAGTGGGTTGTGATGAGAAGAAATTAGGGTTGAAATGGGCAACAAGTCTGTGATTTTGACGACTATATTTGTAGTGATTTTGAGTATAGTTACCCATGTCTCAAATGCTGAATTCTTGTGGAATTCCCGAAGATTAGCTTCCTCCTCACCACAGAAACATTCCAATTCCAATGTAACCTCATTTCTCTCTATTACTTTCATCTCTTCTTCATTTTTCAATTACTGTTGATTTCATTGTTATGTTTTGTAAGAAATACTATATGGTGGGTTGGTTATTAGATTTCTCAAATCCCAACCCCACTTGATGATGGGATTGATAATGAGAGCTGTGATGGGATTCAGAGTAGATGCCAAGATCACATTTCCATGGTAGCTTGTATTAAGTCCTTCAACCCTGGTAACTTCTCTCTGCTTTTCTTATATGTCATTGAGTATTTGAGCTCATGTTTAAATCCCTGGTTTATACAAATGATCTTCAAATTTAGGGTTTAAGATTTTTAGGGATATACGAGAGTAATACTCCCTACATCTGAATACCCCTCTTCTTCAGCTGTCAAGATTTTCACTATAGTTGTTGGGGCGATGGTGGTAGTGAGAGTTGCAATTTAAGTGCTATAACTCCTTTACAATTTAACAGTTGGTCTCCCTTGCGTAAAACGTAACCATTTTATTATAATAAAAAGTGACCACCAGTTTATTATTACGAACTACAAAGTGTCTATTTTAGTGCCCACTTTTTATCATAAAAGTGTCACTTTTTATCTCGTTGTAACTTAcgaccgtcacaaatgagaattttcGTAAAATTTATATGGGTTAGAAGAAGTAATTAGGTTGTGATTCAACTCTGTTTGACTTGAAGCAGTGTCAAAGGCAGTAGTCCTCCTTATCCAGAATAAAGGAGAAGACAGCTTGAAAGTGTACCTcacattttcttcttcttctggGAATCAGCAGGAGCCAGTGGAAATCCCAAAGCTGCAGACTCAACAGGTAGGTTATTGTGCTTAGCTGATGCTCTGAAATCCCAAAGCTCCCCTGGCGGATGCTCCAATATGACACAGTGCTTCAATTCAAGCCTAAATAAACTTGAAAATGTTCTATAAACACTCAACTCTTCATATCACTTTGCGTACGAGCATGTGACACTGATCCCTCAGACGTGAGTTTGACATTTAGACACCTCATGTTTAGCCAGTAACATGACGACTATTCATTCATACAATAGCTGACTCGGACACTTGGACAGACATGCGACATCTATATGCTGATTCCTGTTAACTGACCCAATTGAGGTTAGGTTGGAGGTCTTACTGTTATagtctcattttaagaaatactccctttattttttttatttatggtTGTCTCAGACAATTCTTTACATTTTATTGTTTCCGCATTTTTTTAGCTTCTAACATGACCAAATAGCCCTTAAAACCTCATGTGCAAGTAAGCTCtttaaaagtagaagagagaaagTAAGGGCTAGCTTTGTACGCTTGTTTCATATATTGGTTTTTGTGTCAAAAGTAAACGTAAAAAATTCTCCGGAGACGGAGGGAGATGTTTGGAAGATGGCTACTTGCAGTTGCTTTAGTGTTTCAGTATGGTTCGACATTGCTCTGATCGGTTGCTTTGGTCGGAACTGACATGGTGTCTGGTGGCAGCCACAGCTGACTCACCTGTTTGAAAAGAAAATGTTTCAtgtttttggactaaaattaagTGTTGGAGTGTAATGTCGTTTCGGAAGGTGTTTGGCACATGACACAGAGCAAAAATAGAAGTGGACGTAATGGAACTTTTCAGAGATAACTTGAATTCATAACCTTATTCATTTTCCATCTCGATTTAGGTCAACATTTCACTTGCTAATCTTGGAGGCAGTGACATAAAGTTGAATGCCGGTAACGGGTATTGCGTGCTACACCCAGATGTAGGAGCTCCAGCATTTGAAGGCAACTATTTCCAATGGAACAACCCATCATATGCCAAGTTCATGAAACCCTTATATGGTGCgtacttgattttattgattactTTAATAACCGGAGGGGTTTGTGCCATCTGCTGGTTTAGTAAGAGGAAGAGAACCAATGAAGTTCCTTACCAAGAACTCGAAATGAGTATACCAGAATCGGCTAATGTTGCAGACCCCGTTGAGGGGTGGGACGAGGTTTGGGATGATGAATGGGATGAAGATAAAGCTGTTAAACAACCTGGTCATAGCATTTCCTCAAACGGCTTGACATCTAGGACCTTGAAGATTGGTGGCTCTGAAGATCGGGATGATTAAGGGGTTGGGTCGAGAAGTATAATAAAAATACAAGATGTCCATGGGTTAAACCCTTAATTCCATGTGTTTGTATAGCGTTTGGCTTAAGCAAAGTACAGTTGACATTTTTTGACATCATTTTACAAAAGGAAAATTGTATATGCAAAAGGTTCGAGGAATTTTGTCCCATTTTCATAACAATTTGTTGGTCCTTTTTCTTCTTCCAGGAAAGACGACAATCTGTTAGTTTAGTTTTTGGATGGGACTTTATATATATAGTTCTTTGATTCCCAATTAATTACTGATGAATCACTTTTGCGTTGCCTTGCCTTGCCGTTTCAATGCTGGCCAGCTTGAATTAGAATTGACTGAAAAGGAGAATATAATTTACAGGATTTCTTTGTACTAAACTgttttaagaactactaccaaaataTGTATTTTTCGTTTAAAAACTACTACTAGTAAGTTTGATATTTTTAAAAAGGGTTTTTTGTCAGAAAGTACATTTTATTTAGGTTCATTTGTAAACaactaccttttattttatttttagctTTCCActacctttcatttcttcattttgcaaAAGACTACCAAAAATCAACTTTCGGCAAAAAAAAAGTCTTAACTTTCCGGCGTTGACTTACCATTTCATGTTGAATCTAACTCTTTATTTCATAACCCTAATAATCGATGATAAAGATTGaataaactcaacattaatcacctCAATTTGTCGATCTCTTACCCGAATCAAAGTACTAATCACCGAAACAAAATCATCATTGATATTAATCTTAACATGGTAAATAATTCTTCAACAATAATGATCTATTATGGCCTTATTGGCAAAATTAACTTCTAGTGTTAACTATTCGAAAATAATCATGAATTCACTCTTAGGTTCACTTGTGTGCTACTATCTTATTAGTTTTCTTAAACCCACCATCTTACCATGAAGAGAGATAGAATGTACTttaatatgacttaaaaggacaatagGCTGATGAATTATAAGTAGTCTATAAGTTGTTGAAATGTAAGGGTGAAGGTGATACTGGTAGTAAAGGTGACgacggagatggagatggagattgAGATGGTTGATTCGTTGGTATTACTTTGAACAAACTTTTGATAATGTGTTGGGCATGGAGAGGAGCTTTTTCGGATTTTGTTGGGTGAACAAAGGGAGAAATATGAGTTATATGTGtgaaaaagggagaaaagagtAAGTCAACGCCGAAAAGTTGACTTTTTTCGCCTGAAGtggatttttggtagtctttcgcaaaatgaagaaatgaaaggtagttgaaagtcaaaaataaaatgaaaggtagttgttcacaaatgaccctaaataaaagggtagtttgtgacaaaaaaaaccttttaaaaatcactaccaaagtctcacccttgaatttctAGTTGTTAATTTTATCCTTTAAGACTACCAACACTACCATTTGTCAATCATTTTGGGGTAAAATCATTTTAACTTAGCTTCATTTAATTCACCTATCTAAGGTAAAAAAAGTTGCTTAAACTTCATCAAAGTAACTGGTTAAAGGGATAAAATTTATTACTTAATAtagaaattcaaaaataaatggaTAAGAATGTGTTTTATTGGGTTTAGATGAGATTTAATAgtgttttaaaaaaaatcaaacttactgttagtagtttttaaacgaaaattattttggtagtagttGTTAAAATAATATACTACAAAGGTCgtagttataaaaaaaaaatcctaatttATAAGAGCAACCACAATAGGATAGTGTAACACCTCCATAttcctattattattttttttttggtgaaaatgtaaGTAATATTAAGCTCAATCCCAGAAAAGGGAGAAATCACCACATTACAACCTATTCAAGAAACTATTCCAGCCTACTAACAGAAGAGTACCAACATCAGTACTACTAGAACATTAACTCACGCACTCTACACCAGTTTCTATCAATTTGAGACATCTTATGATACTTATACTTTAGAATTGCCAATCTACAATCCTCTTGAACAACTTTCAGGATAACTTGTGGATGGATAACCCGATGTTCCAGCCTGCAAATGTTCCTAGCATACCAAACATGATATTGCGTAGCCACCACCAAGGAGGATAACAGCTTCCTGATAAAACCAGAATAATGCCGGCTTTTCAACATCTCCCCAGCATTACCAAACCTAACTCCTCTCAAATTTAACCAGCTTTGAATTCTTGTATAACAGAGACAAGTATACCTGCAGTATTTAAACAGGTGTTCATGATCCTCATTCTGCTCTCCGCATAAGAAACAGACTGTCTGATTTGTAATACCCATCTTGCATAGCCTATCCAGAGTAAGAAGTCTACCATGTTGAATAAGCCAAGCAATGAAACAATGTTTTGGAGTATTGATCCTGTTCCAGACTATATTGTACCAGTTGACCAAACCCCCTGCCTAAGCCAATCATAACCATCAGCAATCGTGTAACTCCCATTTTTGCCCATCCATTTGCCATCAACATAACCTCCCATCAACTTATCCTTGACAGCACACACCTGTCGCCAGGCCCAGGAACTATTTAGGCTAGGTTGGTAAGTAGCCCAGTCCCGTCCTTTTAGATAAATTTTATCTATCCACTTTATCCACAAGATGTCCTTCTTGGCAATAATCCACCACACCAATTTTCCCACTGCAGCAATGTTCCAAACTCTACTGTCACATACATCCAGACCCCCTGCTGCTAATGGCAAGCAAACAACTTTCCAAGAAACAAAAGGAGCCTTGGAATAGTTGTCAGTCCCTTCCCAAAGGAAGTTTATGCAAAGTGCCTGAATCCTCTCCATGACTCCTGCAGGTAGGACAAAAATTTGGGCCCAATAGTTATGCAGAGTTGCCAGTACTGATTTAACCAGTATAAGTCTACCCATATAAGAGATTCTCTTCTTATTCCATCCTTTAATTCTTTGAGTCATCTTATCCACCAGCATGGCACAGTCAGCCTTAGACAATTTCTTATGAGAGATGTTCACTCCCAAGTATTTGAAAGGTAAATTGCCTTTTTTAAAGCCAGTCTTCCTTAAAACAATTTCCTCCACCTCAAAGTGCACTCCATTAAACATGATATCCGTCTTATCAGAATTGATATGCAATCTACTAGCTTTAGTAAAGCAATCAAAAGCCTCAACAAGGGTGAAAATTGAGGGCAGATTCCCTTTGCAGAACAAAAGCAAGTCGTCAGCAAACATTAAATGAGTAAGTTTTAGCCCTCTGCACAGTGGGTGGTATGTGAACCTAGGACTGTTGCAACCAGTAGTAAGTAATCTGCTCAAGTATTCCATGCAAAGGGTGAAAAGGAGGGGGGAGAGGGGGTCCCCCTGCCTTAAACCCCTTTGCCCTTTGAAAAAACCATGGGTATTAACATTGAGGGCAATGGAATAGGTAGTGGTTGTTACACATTGCATTACCAATTGAGTGAATTTAGGAGGAAAATTAAGAGCTACCATCATCTGAAGCACAAAATTCCATTCAATGGAATCATATGCTTTCCTCAAATCCACCTTCAACATACATCTAGGAGAGGCACTTGCCCTCTTATAAAGTCTAACCAAGTCTTGGCTTACCAGGATGTTGCCCATTATGCTACGTCCTTTGATAAAGGCTGCCTGAGAAGGACTGATAATCTTTGGAAGGACAATAGCTAGCCTATCACAGAGGACCTTAGAAATGACTTTGTACAAGGTGTTACAACAGGCTATAGGCCTGAACTCTTTCACTGAGGAAGGATTCTAGACTTTTGGAATCAATACCAAGGTAGTACTATTTAGTTGCTTCAACATCTGGCCATTTCTAAAAAAATCAATGACTGCCTCACATATATAAGCTCCTATTATATCCCACCCAGCTTTAAAAAAACAACTAGAATATCCATCAGGGCCATGACTTTTAACATCAGGAATGGAAGACATTATGCATTTGATCTCTTCTTTAGTCGGTTCTCTGTTGATGGCAATCCAATCCTCACTTGACAGGCAAACTCCACTAGTCACAATATTGGGGTAAATATCAGCAGTACTTCCATTACTCCCTAGCAGGTCCtgataatattcaacaaaggCCTGCATTATAGTTTCAGGAGACTTGCAGATATCCCCATTTTTATCCTGAATGTGCATCACCTTGTTGCTTAGCTGACGTTGTTTTATAGCTCTATGAAACAGAGCAGTGTTAGCATCACCCTCCTGAGTCCAATCAC
It includes:
- the LOC141592286 gene encoding uncharacterized protein LOC141592286 isoform X1; the encoded protein is MGNKSVILTTIFVVILSIVTHVSNAEFLWNSRRLASSSPQKHSNSNISQIPTPLDDGIDNESCDGIQSRCQDHISMVACIKSFNPAVSKAVVLLIQNKGEDSLKVYLTFSSSSGNQQEPVEIPKLQTQQVNISLANLGGSDIKLNAGNGYCVLHPDVGAPAFEGNYFQWNNPSYAKFMKPLYGAYLILLITLITGGVCAICWFSKRKRTNEVPYQELEMSIPESANVADPVEGWDEVWDDEWDEDKAVKQPGHSISSNGLTSRTLKIGGSEDRDD
- the LOC141592286 gene encoding uncharacterized protein LOC141592286 isoform X2, with protein sequence MGNKSVILTTIFVVILSIVTHVSNAEFLWNSRRLASSSPQKHSNSNISQIPTPLDDGIDNESCDGIQSRCQDHISMVACIKSFNPVSKAVVLLIQNKGEDSLKVYLTFSSSSGNQQEPVEIPKLQTQQVNISLANLGGSDIKLNAGNGYCVLHPDVGAPAFEGNYFQWNNPSYAKFMKPLYGAYLILLITLITGGVCAICWFSKRKRTNEVPYQELEMSIPESANVADPVEGWDEVWDDEWDEDKAVKQPGHSISSNGLTSRTLKIGGSEDRDD